The proteins below come from a single Pedobacter aquae genomic window:
- a CDS encoding glycoside hydrolase family 2 protein, with amino-acid sequence MKNLFLCFLTFCALQSFAQTQTQIQYLSGKDNEQTVAWDFWCTGGRKAGFWTKINVPGHWEQQGFGEYNYGRDYVTYGKNFRFADEKGLYKHQFTVPAAWKGKDVYIVFEGSMTDTEVKVNGKSAGAIHQGSFYRFKYNISDKLKYGQANLLEVTVSKMSADNSVNNAERLADYWIFGGIYRPVYLAASPKQHIDWTAIDAKADGSFSMNVNLKNPLKGAEIIAEISDLKGNLVATTKQINSQADSVVTLKTTVKNPALWTAETPHLYQVKTYISQAGKNIHQTQDRFGFRTIEVRKQDGIYVNGKKIKLKGVNRHVWWPETGRSVNARLDLQDVKLIKGMNMNAVRCSHYPPDKAFLNYCDSLGLYVLDELAGWQKAYSTKAGEPLVKEMVIRDANHPSILFWSNGNEGGHNFSLIDDYAKYDLSKRTVIHGHHRPGNAINGIDCNHYEDYNSTQKILADTNIYMPTEFMHAQDDGAGAAGLSDMWDLHWNAKKGAGGFIWAFADEAIVRTDRNGMLDANGVNAPDGLLGPHREKEGSYNAIKEIYSPFKIVLQKLPDNFDGKIEVENRYNFTNLNTCKLSWELLNFNLPEDKTAGYKVLKSGTAIAPNLEPFEKGSFQIPLAADWKSYQALALTAKDQHGEEIYRWVWKIQTNENLINPLLKSKLSAKATVTEKDSLITLKGGEISVSFSKNTGRLSALANDKSAAISFRDGPVLVSGNAAFSKIAYREEGDKAIVEVQYTGDMKTVTYTMYPSGWLQMDYSFALNGKYPFAGISFNYPENYVLGAKFLGKGPFRVWKNRLQGVTYNTWENFNNNTQTGSAPWVFPEFKGYYSNITWLQMNTVEGKFTIATPQEDLFVRLFDFYGLSGMQPHPALPVGDISFLEGIPAVGSKLGLRITPRPQMYGPAGEMNEFTGEQKRTLYFFFGLEPSDKPNNFVMPKVNILTD; translated from the coding sequence AACATCAGTTTACCGTACCAGCAGCTTGGAAGGGAAAAGATGTTTACATCGTTTTTGAAGGCTCTATGACAGATACCGAAGTGAAAGTTAACGGCAAATCTGCCGGGGCAATTCATCAAGGTTCTTTTTATAGATTTAAGTATAACATCAGCGATAAGCTAAAATATGGTCAAGCTAATTTATTAGAAGTTACAGTAAGTAAAATGTCTGCCGATAACTCTGTAAATAATGCAGAGCGTTTAGCAGATTACTGGATTTTTGGTGGTATTTACCGTCCGGTTTACTTAGCTGCATCGCCAAAACAGCATATAGATTGGACAGCTATAGACGCTAAAGCGGATGGTAGTTTTTCCATGAATGTGAACCTTAAGAACCCCTTAAAAGGTGCAGAAATAATTGCAGAAATTAGCGATTTAAAAGGCAATCTGGTAGCTACTACAAAGCAAATCAATAGTCAAGCAGATTCTGTTGTTACTCTAAAAACAACAGTTAAAAATCCGGCTTTATGGACAGCAGAAACACCACATCTTTATCAGGTGAAAACCTATATAAGCCAAGCAGGAAAAAACATTCATCAAACACAAGATAGGTTTGGTTTCAGAACCATTGAGGTAAGAAAGCAAGATGGTATTTATGTGAATGGTAAGAAAATCAAGTTAAAAGGTGTTAATAGGCATGTTTGGTGGCCAGAAACAGGTAGAAGCGTAAATGCTAGATTAGATTTACAAGATGTAAAACTAATCAAAGGTATGAATATGAACGCAGTAAGGTGCTCGCACTATCCGCCAGATAAAGCCTTCTTAAACTATTGCGATTCTTTAGGTTTATATGTTTTAGATGAATTAGCGGGTTGGCAAAAAGCTTACAGTACAAAAGCAGGCGAGCCTTTGGTAAAAGAAATGGTGATAAGAGACGCTAATCATCCATCTATTTTATTTTGGAGCAATGGAAATGAAGGCGGCCATAACTTTAGTTTAATTGATGATTACGCTAAGTATGATTTATCAAAACGTACGGTTATTCATGGTCACCACAGACCAGGTAATGCCATTAACGGTATAGATTGCAATCACTACGAAGATTATAACAGTACTCAAAAAATACTTGCCGATACCAATATTTACATGCCAACAGAATTTATGCATGCTCAAGATGATGGCGCTGGTGCAGCTGGTTTGTCTGATATGTGGGATTTGCATTGGAATGCCAAAAAAGGTGCTGGCGGTTTTATTTGGGCTTTCGCCGATGAAGCCATTGTACGTACCGATAGAAATGGGATGTTAGATGCCAATGGCGTTAACGCTCCGGATGGTTTATTGGGCCCACACCGCGAAAAAGAGGGTAGCTACAATGCTATTAAAGAAATATACTCGCCTTTTAAAATAGTGCTTCAAAAGCTGCCTGACAATTTTGATGGTAAAATTGAGGTAGAAAACCGATACAATTTCACCAACTTAAATACCTGTAAATTAAGCTGGGAACTTTTAAATTTTAACCTTCCGGAAGATAAAACAGCAGGTTATAAAGTTTTAAAAAGTGGCACTGCCATAGCGCCAAACCTAGAACCTTTTGAAAAAGGTAGCTTTCAGATCCCTCTAGCGGCCGATTGGAAAAGCTATCAGGCTTTAGCCCTTACCGCAAAAGACCAACATGGCGAGGAAATTTACCGTTGGGTATGGAAAATCCAAACCAATGAAAACCTCATTAACCCGCTGTTAAAAAGTAAGTTAAGTGCAAAAGCAACAGTTACAGAAAAAGATAGCTTAATTACTTTAAAAGGTGGCGAAATCAGCGTAAGCTTTAGTAAAAACACAGGTAGATTGTCTGCTTTAGCTAATGATAAAAGCGCAGCTATATCTTTTAGAGACGGACCAGTTTTGGTAAGTGGTAATGCTGCTTTTTCTAAAATAGCTTACCGCGAAGAAGGTGATAAAGCCATAGTAGAGGTACAATACACGGGCGATATGAAAACTGTTACATACACCATGTACCCAAGCGGTTGGCTACAAATGGATTATAGCTTTGCTTTAAACGGAAAGTATCCTTTTGCAGGTATCAGCTTCAATTATCCGGAAAATTATGTTTTAGGGGCTAAATTTTTAGGTAAAGGACCATTTAGAGTTTGGAAAAACCGTTTACAAGGTGTTACCTATAATACATGGGAGAATTTTAATAATAATACCCAAACAGGTTCTGCTCCGTGGGTTTTTCCAGAATTTAAGGGTTATTATTCAAACATCACTTGGTTGCAAATGAATACCGTAGAAGGGAAATTTACCATTGCTACACCACAAGAAGATTTATTTGTGAGATTGTTTGATTTTTATGGTTTATCTGGCATGCAGCCACATCCAGCTTTGCCCGTTGGTGATATTTCTTTTCTGGAAGGTATACCAGCCGTGGGAAGTAAATTGGGTTTAAGAATTACACCTCGTCCGCAGATGTACGGCCCAGCCGGAGAAATGAATGAATTTACAGGCGAGCAAAAACGTACTTTATACTTCTTTTTTGGTTTAGAACCATCAGACAAGCCAAACAATTTTGTGATGCCTAAAGTGAATATCTTAACAGATTAA